DNA sequence from the Planctomycetota bacterium genome:
ACCTTGGCTTCCAGGCCGACGGGCTTGTTCTCGAAGGTGAAGCTCTTGTTGGGGCCCGCCTGTGGCACGGGAATTTCGCCCCCTGACCGAACCACCGCGGTGCGCCCCGATCGGGTCAAAACCTGCGGCGCAGCCAACACCTTGATTGTTTGCTTGCGGCGCAACGTATCGATTTCCGTGAACAGCGGCGACGAGTTCTCGACGACGCCGATGGCGCTCAACACGGTGTCCCCTTCCAACTGCTCGGACTGGGCTGTGTTCGCGGGCAGGTACTGCGTCAGCCCCTTCACGGTGCCGGCCGGGACTTCGATGATCTCGAACTTGATGGCGACTTGCGGCTCTTTGGCCGGAGCAGGTTGCTGCGCCAATGAAGGAGCGGCGCACGAGCAGAGCAATACGATCATAGCGGCACGCGACATGACACGTTCCTCCTTGAACGTCATCTGTTACGGCAGGGGACAAAACAGCGGAAATCAATCGCTTAGTCTCGGCCGACGGCCAGTGAGCGTCAATGTCAGTCGGCGGAGCGAGTCGCGCTTGCTAGCACTACTGTTCGGCTCGGCTGCCGACTTTCGCTAGCAATTGCCCTGCTTAGTGATGCTCGGCCAGGAAACGTTCAGCATCCAGAGCCGCCATACAGCCGCTGCCCGCGCTGGTGATCGCCTGGCGATAGTAGTCGTCGGCAACGTCCCCAGCGGCAAACACCCCCGGCACGCTGGTGTAGGTTCGCTGAGCGGTGGTGAGCTTGATGTACTGCTTGTCGTTCATCTCCAACTGACCGCCCAGGAACTCGGTATTCGGCGTGTGGCCGATGGCCAGGAACACACCGCTGGCCGGGTAATCGCTCGACTTCTTGGTGTTCACATTGCCGAGGGTGACCGACGTGACCCCTTCCTTGTCATTGCCGCAGACTTCTTCCAGCACGCTGTTCCAGGCGAATTCGATCTTGGGGTTGTTCTTGGCCCGCTCGGCCATGATCTTGGACGCACGCAATTGATCACGCCGGTGGACCATGACCACCTTGCTGGCGAACTTCGTCAGATACGACGCCTCTTCCACGGCCGAGTCGCCACCGCCGACCACCACCAACGGCTTGTTGCGAAAGCGCGGCAATGCGCCGTCGCATACGGCACAGGCGCTGACGCCCCGATTCTTGTACGCTTCTTCGCTGGGCAGGCCCAGGTAGTTCGCCTTGGCCCCCGTGGCGATAATGACGGACAAGGCTTCGACCGTTTCGCCCGCCGCGGCAGACAGCTTGAACGGCCGCCGGCTGAAGTCGACGCGCTCGATGTCGTCGCCGACCACTCGGGTGCCAAAGTTGATCGCCTGTTCCTTCATCAGCGCGACCAGTTCGGTCCCTTGGACCGCGTAGTGAGGCTGGCCATTCTTTTCGTGACCCTTGGGGGCCGGCGGCAGGACGTATTGCCGCTCCGCAGCGATAGCCGTTTCGACCAGCGCGCGAACATTGCCCACCGGGAAGCCGGGGTAGTTCTCCACCTCGGTCGTGAATGCCAATTGCCCCAGCGGCACCATGTCGGGCTTGATCGTCCCTTCATAGACCAACGGTTGCAACTCGGCACGCGCGGCATAGATGGCGGCTGACCAGGCGGCCGGGCCGCTCCCGATAATCACGACGTTTTCAGGCAACGGTGCTTCCCTTCATAGTGCGGCTTTGTCATTTGCAGGGCGGCGCGTCCTGTGGACGAACCACCGACGCTCGGTGAATCGAAAATTATAGGGCTGCAAGGTTCCTCGTCCACCGGCACGTGTGACATCGCCGCCGCGCGATAGCACGCCGGTCCCGCTGTCCGCTGGGTGTTGCCATTTCGCCACGTTGGCCGCCGCCCCAAGTCATGGCCAGCGCATGAGTTGCACGCCGATGCCACGGCTAAATGGCCGCCACGGGCCCGGTTGCGTACTGTTCAGATAACAGAGCCGCGCGCAATTCTCGGCGTAAAGCCACGTTGTCAGTTTTCGCGGGCTCGGGTTATGTTCAGCCCCAGGTCATGCTGCCCGCGCCGCCGCTCGTCGTGCCATTTCAGCCAGAGGAGCCTTTGCTATGGCGTCAACCACTCAAGCTCCGTGGATCGGACGTGTGTTGATCGGCGGCCACTGGCAAGCCGGCGGCAATGGTTCGACCTTCGAGAATCGCAACCCGGCCCAGGCCGACGAGGTGCTGGGCGTCTATCCGCGCTGCAAGGGCAGCGAAGCCGCCGCCGCCATCGAGGCCGCCCGCGCGGCGTTGCCTGGCTGGCGACGCACCAGCCGGATCAAGCGCGGCGAGTGCCTGGCCAAGCTGGCCGACTTGATCGAGCGCAATGTGCCTGAACTGGCCGCCGTACTGGCCCGCGAAAGTGGCAAGATCTTCGACGAGGCCAAAGCCGAGGTGATCGAAGGACTGCACATGGTCCAGTACGTCATCGGTACCGCGCGCCAGCCGACCGGTTCGGTCGTCGAATCGGAGATCGAGGCCAAGGACCTGTACATTCGCCGCAAGCCGCGTGGTGTGGTGGCGGTAATCACGCCTTGGAACTTTCCCTTCGCGGTCCCGTTGTGGATGATCGGGCCGAGTCTGATCGAAGGGAACACCGTGGTGTTCAAGCCTTCGGAAGAAACGCCCGAGATCGGCCAGCGACTGGCCCACTTGTGTCACGAGGCGGGCATCCCGGCCGGCGTGCTGAACCTGGTGCATGGCCTGGGGGAAGAAGTCGGCGAGGCGATCATCCAGCACGACGAAGTCGACGTGATCTGCTTCACCGGCAGTTACGATGTCGGCGCGCACATTCGCCAAGTCGCCGCCAAGAGCGATCACAAGACGTGCGCCTGCGAGATGGGCTCGAAAAGCGCGGTCATCATCTGCCAGGACGCGAGGCTCGATCTGGCGGTGCCTGCCGCCGTGCTGAGCGCCTTCAAGACCACGGGCCAGCGCTGCGTGTCGGCTGGCCGGGTGATTGTTCATCGGAGCTTGCTGCACTCGTTCGAGAACGAATTCGTCTCGCGCGTGCAGCAATTGCGATTTGCCGATCCGTTCGAGCAAGGGGCGTTTGCCGGCCCGCTGATCAACCAATCGGCGCTGAAGAAAGTCGAGAAATACAACGAGTTGGCCCACCAGGAAGGGGCGGATGTGCTGTTGGACGGCGAGCGGATGACCGACGCCGAGCATCACGCCGGCTGGTTCATGGAACCGTTTGTCTATCGCCAGGAATACAAGCCGGGCTTGCGCACGATTCGCGAAGAGGTCTTCGGCCCGCATCTGGCTATCATTCCTTACGACACCGACGAGGAAGCGGTCAAGATTTACAATGACACGCGCTACGGGCTGTCGATGGCCGTGATTACCGAAGATTACCGCCGCTGGCGCATGTTTCGCGACGAATGCGAGTACGGCATGGGGTACGTCAACCTGCCGTGCATCGGCGCCGAGGTTCACTTGCCCTTTGGCGGCGTCAAGCGCAGCGGCAACGGCCAGCCGTCGGCCGCGGCCCTGGTCGACTCGGTGACGCACAAGATTTCGTTCACGGTGAACCACGCCCACGGCATCACGATGGCCCAAGGCATGAGTTCCGCCGTGGCCGACGCGAAGCAGCACAACGGCAAGCCAAGCGAGAAGAAATGAACCATTAGTCCCCAACCCGAGCAGGGATGCGCACCGTGCCGGCGGCGGGTGACTCTCACGAAGGGAGAGCAGCATGAAACGCGCCAGCCAACTCACATTCAATCCCTCGGCGCCGGTCCTGGTGACCGAGTTGCCCGGCCCCAAGGCCCAGGCCTGGGTGGCTCGCGATCGGCAGCGGCTTAGCCCTTCGTACACTCGCGACTATCCGCTGGTCGCGGCCAGCGGCTCGGGCTGCACCATCGAAGACGTCGACGGGAACCGGTTCCTCGACTTCACCGCCGGCATTGCCGTGACCTCGACCGGTCATTGCCATCCCGAGGTGGTCGGGGCCATTGCGCAGCAGGCCGAGCGGCTGATCCACATGTCCGGGACCGATTTCTACTACGCCCCCGAAATTGAACTGGCCGAGCGGCTGGCGGGGCTCGCGCCGGCAGGCTGCGAGTGGCGCGTCTTCTTCACGAACAGCGGCGCCGAGACCAACGAGGCGGCCCTCAAGCTGGCCCGGTGGCACACGGGCCGCCAGCGGATCATCGCGTTCAACGGCGCGTTTCACGGGCGGACATGTGGCGCGCTGTCGATCTCGGGGTCCAAGGCGGTCCATTCGCGCGGGTTTGGGCCGCTTTTGGCCGGTGTGCATCGCTTGCCGTTCGATTGCACGCGGGCCGAGTTGAATCAATTGCTGGCCACGTCGGCGCCGGCCGAGGAAGTGGCGGCAATCTTTGTCGAACCGATGCAAGGGGAAGGGGGGTATCGGCCTGCTTCGCCCGAGTTCTTGCCGATGCTCCGCGAGGTGTGCGACCAACACGGGATCATGCTGGTGGTCGACGAGGTGCAATCGGGCATGGGGCGCACCGGCCGCTGGTTTGCCTTTCAGCACTGGAACATCGTCCCCGATATGATCAGTTCGGCCAAGGGAATCGCCAGCGGACTGCCGCTGGGAGCTTTGATCGCTAAAGCCGAAATCATGGACTGGCCGCCGGGGGCTCACGCCTCGACATTTGGCGGCAACCCGGTGAGCTGTGCCGCATCGCTCAAGACGATTGAGTTAATCGAGCACGAGTTCCTGACCGCCGCGGCTGTCCGAGGGGCGCAGCTGCGCGCCGCTTTGGAAGGATTGGCCGCCGAGTTTTCCTGCATCGTGCGGCCACGTGGGCTGGGGTTGATGCAAGCCGTCGACGTGGTCGGCCCGCAAGGTGACGACCGAGTGCGGCGCGACGCGATCATTCAGGCCACATTCCGCCGCGGGCTGCTGATGCTAGGCTGTGGCAGCGTTGGGCTGCGATTCTGTCCAGCGCTGTGCGTGACCGCCGAGCAGATCAACACGGCGATGCAGATTCTGCGCGAAGCAATTCGCGAAGTGCTTTAACTCATCACAGGCTTTGTGCGAACCCTTCTCCCCCCGGGAGAAGGTGGCCGAAGGCCGGATGAGGGTCCCGAAACACTCTCGGGCGAGTCTCGCCTACTTCTTCGCTCCCTCGACATGCTGTTCAATGCACACGGCGGCGCGGCCCTTGAACGCGCCGGCCTTGCACAGCAGCTTCGGCACTCCCTGCACGTGAACCGTCAGCGGCGATTTCACGTCCTTGTCGGTGGCGATGATGTCCCCGACGCGCAGCCCGATCAGCTCGCTGGTCGAAATCCGCGTCGAGGCCAGCTCGACCACCATCTCGACCAGCGAGCCGCGCAGGTTGCTAGAGATGTTAGCCACCGTCTCGGGCGTTGACGTCTTGCGACCGTACGAGGTCCAGTTATTGGTCGAGAGTTTGTTGCCGATTCGCTCGATCGAGTTGTACGGGATGCACAGGTTCGTCATCCCGCGAATGTCGCCGAGCGTGATTTCAAAACTGATCAGCACCACGACTTCGTTCGGCGGGACGATCTGCACGAGCTGCGGATTACTTTCCACGCGGGCCACGCTTAGATCGAGGACCAGCACGTTTTCCCAGGCGCGGTGCAACTCGTCGAGGAACAGCCCGACGATCTTGCTCACCAATCGCAGTTCGATTTCCGTCAACGGCCGGCGCGTGGGGGCCGTGGTCTCGCGACCACCGCCGAGCAAGCGATCAATGATCGGATAGAGAACTGCGGGGTTGATGTCGAGGATCAGGTTCCCTTCCAGCGGCTCGGCCTTGATCAGATTGAAACAGGTAGGGTTTTCCAGGCTGAAGACGAACTCGCTGTAGGTTAGCTGGTCGACGCTGGTCAGTTTGACGTCGACAATCGCTCGCAACAGTCCCGACAGCGCCGCGCCGAAATTGCGACCGAACCCTTCGTGCAGGGTCTGCAACGCGCGCATTTGTTCTTTGCCCACGCGCTCGGGGCGGCGGAAATCGTAGGGCGTGACTTTTTCGCGCGGGCGCGTGGGAGCGCCGGTCGGCGCCGTCCGTTTGGTGGCGGCCTGGGGAGTGGGACGCTGACTGGCGTCCATGGCCGTCAGCAGACTTTCAACTTCGGCCTGGCTGAGAACGTCGCCGCTCATCGTTTGGCTTCCTTGCCTGGAAAAGTCGCGTTGTTCAATCAATCCGGCGTCCTGCCGGCGCTAACTGCGTATCTGGCCGTTGCCGTAGACCACGTACTTGTAGCTGGTCAGTTCGTTGATCCCGCACGGTCCGCGGGCGTGAAACTTGTCGGTGCTGATACCGATTTCGGCACCCAGCCCGAATTCGAATCCATCGTTAAATCGGGTGCTGGCGTTGACCATCACCGCCGAGCTGTCGATCCGCGCCGCGAAAGCCCGGGCCGCCGCCAGGTCGTTCGTGACGATCGCTTCGGTGTGTTGCGAACTGTACTGGTTGATGTGCTCGATCGCCTCGTCGAGCGAATCGACGACCACGCTCGAAATGATCGGCCCCAGGTATTCGGTTCGATAATCGTCGTCGGTCGCCGGCTTGGCCCCGGGAACGAGCAGGCAAGTCTGCGCGTCACCGCGGATTTCAATGCCGCGCTCGGTCAGCGCCTTGGCCGCGCGCGGCAGGAACCGCTTGGCGACGTTGCTATGAACGACCAATGATTCGGCGGCGTTGCAGACGCCGAGCCGATGGCACTTGGAATTGACCAGAATCGTCTCGGCCATGTCCAGATCGGCCGAGGCGTCGACATAGACGTGGCAATTGCCGGTGTAATGCTTGATGACCGGCATTCGCGCTTCGGCAGCCACGCGGCGAATCAGGCCTTCGCCGCCGCGCGGAATTGCCAGGTTGATGTATCGATCGAGTTTCAGCAGATGGCCAACCGCCTCGCGATCGGTCGTCGAAACCATTTGCACGGCATTCGCCGGCAGCCCGGTTTCGGCGGCCGCTTCGGACAACAGGGCGGCGACGGCTTGATTGGAGTGGAGCGCTTCCTTGCCGCCGCGCAGAATCACGGCGTTGCCGCTCTTCACGCAAATGGCCGCCGCGTCCGAGGTGACGTTTGGACGCGATTCATAGATGAACAGCACCACGCCCAGCGGAACGCGGACCTTTTGCAGCTCGAGGCCGTTCGGGCGGATCGAGCTTTCGATGATCTCGCCGATCGGATCCGGCAGGGCCGCGACTTGTTCCAAGCCGACGGCCATCGATTCGAGCACCTTGGGCGTCAGCCGCAGGCGGTCGATCTCAGCCGGCGTCAGTCCGTAAGTCGGCGCCGCTTCCACATCGCGTTCGTTGGCCGCGATCAAACGGGCCTGATTCGCCCGCAGCTTCTGGGCGGCCAAACGGAGCCAGGCCTGCTTGACCGCGGGGCTGGTCTGGGCCAGGGCCGAGGCGGCAGCGGCGGCCTGTTGCCCGAGCTGTAAGCAATAATCTGACAACGACTTGGATTCAGCAATGGCCATCAATCGATCCGGCGCGCAGACAGGCGAAATCGAGCGGAAAGACTCACCCCGAAGTATTCTCGAAGCTTGCTGAGGAGTCAATGTCGGTTGCCGAGGTTCGCGCAGACTGGGGGATTTCGCGCCAGGCGATATTCCGAATCGCGCGGTCCAGAAAGTAACCGCCCACGGCTCCGGAACCCGCGCCGCTGGCAACGCCGAAGCAGATTTCCAGCATTCGCGAGGCGTTATGTATGCCGCTGACCAGATAGCCTCCCCAGACGCCCACCAGCGCACCGATGATGCCGCAACTCACGGTGACAGCCAAACGAGCTTTCTCGCTGGGCTGGTTGAGATTGGCGTGAACGGCGCTGGCAACGAGCCCCGGAACAACTCCCACGACACTTCCGACCAGGCCACCGAACACGCCGCCTGCCATCGCCAGACTAAGAACTGCTTCAGGGGCAACTGCAATGCCGACCAGCAGCCCCAACAGGGCCGCGCCGACGCTGCTGGCCATTGCCCCGATGCCGATTCCGGCGAAGGTGCCCAAGAAGACGGTTGCCGCGCCCCCCATGCGCCGCTCGAACCGAACTGGACCGCCCGGAATCGTCAACACCTCGGTGCTGGTCGGACTGGCGTATGGGTTGAATGTCTCGTCCGAACTCATCTTCCCGCCCCGACGGTGGTCAAGCAGCATTTCCCAAATACAATGGCCCCAGGCGCGCTTGGGTCGTAAGACCCAACACCTCTCCCTCTCAGGGAGAGGTCGCGAGCGTACCGAAGCGGGTGAGGGTAAACGCATTGTAGGCCAACCGACATTGCGTCAAGTACGGGAATGCCAGGGCGCAATCCTGGTTGGCATTGACCGTCTTTACCCTCCCCCCTGCCCCTCCCTGAAAGGGAGGAGTGTTTCGTTGATGATCGCTCGCGATCGTTCAAATCAGCAGCACGTATGATACGGCGCTGCAAACCTAGTCAGCCAGGAAAATCGTCATGCGTAAAGTCAGATGGGGCGTGCTCGGTGTGGCCAAGATCGCCACCCTCAAGGTCATTCCCGCCATGCAGCGCGGCCAGGGAATCGAAATCGTCGGCATCGCATCGCGCTCGCTCGATCGCGCCCAGGCGGCCGCCGAACAGCTTGGCATTGCGAAAGCGTACGGCTCGTACGAAGCTTTGCTGGCCGATCCCGAGATCGACGCTGTTTACAATCCACTTCCCAACCATCTGCACGTCCCCTGGTCGATACGCGCGCTCGAAGCCGGCAAACACGTGCTGTGCGAAAAGCCGATCGCGCTCAGCGTCGCCGAGGCCGAAACCCTGGTGGCCGCCGGCCGCAAGTTCCCCCGCTTGAAGCTGATGGAAGCCTTCATGTACCGGCATCATCCGCAATGGGTCACGGCCCGGCGGATGGTAAACGAGGGCAAGATCGGCGCGCTGCGGACGATTCAGTCCCTGTTCACCTACTACAACCGCAACGCGGATGACGTTCGTAACCAGTCGGCCATCGGCGGCGGCGGGCTGATGGACATCGGCTGCTATCCGATCTCGCTGTCGCGATTCATCTTCGGCGCTGAGCCGACGCGCGTCTGGGGTCAGGTTGAGATCGACCCCGACTTCAAAACCGATCGGCAGGCGTCGGCCCTGCTAGAGTTTCCGGCCGGTAGTGCAACATTCACGTGCAGCACGCAACTGGCGCCGTATCAGCGCGTGCATATCTGCGGCACGACGGGGCGGATAGAAATCGAGATTCCCTTCAACGCCCCGCCCGATCGCGTGTGCCGGCTCTGGTATCGGAGTGAAAGTGGCATTGAAGAGATCACGTTCCCGGTCTGTGACCAGTACACGATTCAGGGGGAACTGTTCTCGCAGGCGGTGCTCAACGATACGCCGGTGCCGACTCCCATCGAGGACGCCGTGGCGAACATGCGCGTGATCGAAGCGATTCGCCAATCGGCCGCCGCGGGACGCGCCGTACCGTAGCTCGCTTGTGAATTGTCGAATCGCCTCGAAAACCCGAGGGCTTCACTACCTCCCAGCGCGATACGCGTTAATCGGCGGAACAGGCGTCGCTGCCGGATTCAATGGGATCGCCGGCTGAGGTGGCACTGGGGCCGGCACATACGATGCCGCATTGCCCATCGGTTGCTGCGGCACAGCGCTCGGCACTACGCGCTCGACGCGCACCGCCGGCAGCCCGTGTTGCAAATCGCGGAACCGAAGTGGCGGCGCTCCGTCGTCGTTGGTTCCTCCGCGCTGATATACGTCGGCCGAGGCCGGCGCAAGCGTCCCGGTGGGGCCAGTGGCGGTCGGTTGCGACAAGCCGGCGGCCTGCAGGTCGATCGTCAGATCGCGCGACTTGATCGGCCAGGCGACGGCTTCCAATGGCATCGCCGTCCCCACGCCCGTCGCGGTGAGAATCGCCGCTTTATTCTGTTCCCAAATTCCCTCGGCGCTCGCACCGGGCAGAATCGCCAACCGCACGCTCGGCGCGCCGAAGGTTTGTGCGCAATAGCCCAGCAGCGAAGTCGGGTCGGCATCAACGCCTAGCAGTCGCGCGTTGGCTTCGAGCGTGACCTGCCGGGCCAGGTCTTCCGCGCTACCGCCAAATGCAACGGTCGCTTTGCTTTGTGCCGGCGCGGTCCCCAACAGCACGATCCGATCGGGACGAATCGCTTCGAGCATGCCCAGCAACAGTTCCGTCTCGGGCTGTCGCGCGCGAGGGGCGATGGCGGGCACGATCCGACCGTTGATCATCGTGGCCGGCTGGCCGCCGCTTGGCGGCGCGAAATCATGTTCCAGGTCGACGCCGCGGCCATTGCCGCGCATCATCCGTACGTGTCCGTCCGGATTCAGGTCGCGAACCACCGTAATTTGCACGTGGTTCGACGGCCGCTGCTGCAAGTGGGCGGCCAGCAGCTCGGCGGCAGCGACTCCGTCGGGTTCCAAGCCAGAGAATGGTCCGACAACGAGCACGCGTCGCGTTCCAGCCCCGAACGTGGCGACCAGAATCGGTCGACCTTCCAGGCTTTGTCCCGCCACGCGCCAGGCGATGGGCGTCTTGCTGACGTAGGGGAGCCCCCAATTCGCCGGCTGCTTGGGCGCGGCGCTTGCCAATGTTGCGCCGGCAGAGGTGGATGCCGCGGTGGGCGCGCGCGTCGGAGTGGTTGTCGACGGCGTCGCCGCGAATGCAGCGTCCGGTTTCCCTGCACAAATTGAAAGGCTAGCCGCCAACAGGCCAGCCGACACAAGCCGCTTCATGAGCCAAGCTTCCCGCGTCCGTTGCGGTGGGTGGAACGATCCCCAGCAACCATAGCTTACGAGGCGCGGCGGTCAAATCGGGCAAGCGACAAAAAGCTTGTCGACTTCGGAGTGGTATTCCATAGATGACGAGCGCGACGATTGTAACGCCGCCGCAACCTAACTGACGAAACTAGACCGGTTCGTGCAATCCATGAATCGAGATGTCGGATGTGATGACTTCGCTCCTCCCGCTGAAC
Encoded proteins:
- a CDS encoding FAD-dependent oxidoreductase, coding for MPENVVIIGSGPAAWSAAIYAARAELQPLVYEGTIKPDMVPLGQLAFTTEVENYPGFPVGNVRALVETAIAAERQYVLPPAPKGHEKNGQPHYAVQGTELVALMKEQAINFGTRVVGDDIERVDFSRRPFKLSAAAGETVEALSVIIATGAKANYLGLPSEEAYKNRGVSACAVCDGALPRFRNKPLVVVGGGDSAVEEASYLTKFASKVVMVHRRDQLRASKIMAERAKNNPKIEFAWNSVLEEVCGNDKEGVTSVTLGNVNTKKSSDYPASGVFLAIGHTPNTEFLGGQLEMNDKQYIKLTTAQRTYTSVPGVFAAGDVADDYYRQAITSAGSGCMAALDAERFLAEHH
- a CDS encoding aldehyde dehydrogenase family protein produces the protein MASTTQAPWIGRVLIGGHWQAGGNGSTFENRNPAQADEVLGVYPRCKGSEAAAAIEAARAALPGWRRTSRIKRGECLAKLADLIERNVPELAAVLARESGKIFDEAKAEVIEGLHMVQYVIGTARQPTGSVVESEIEAKDLYIRRKPRGVVAVITPWNFPFAVPLWMIGPSLIEGNTVVFKPSEETPEIGQRLAHLCHEAGIPAGVLNLVHGLGEEVGEAIIQHDEVDVICFTGSYDVGAHIRQVAAKSDHKTCACEMGSKSAVIICQDARLDLAVPAAVLSAFKTTGQRCVSAGRVIVHRSLLHSFENEFVSRVQQLRFADPFEQGAFAGPLINQSALKKVEKYNELAHQEGADVLLDGERMTDAEHHAGWFMEPFVYRQEYKPGLRTIREEVFGPHLAIIPYDTDEEAVKIYNDTRYGLSMAVITEDYRRWRMFRDECEYGMGYVNLPCIGAEVHLPFGGVKRSGNGQPSAAALVDSVTHKISFTVNHAHGITMAQGMSSAVADAKQHNGKPSEKK
- a CDS encoding aminotransferase class III-fold pyridoxal phosphate-dependent enzyme, with amino-acid sequence MKRASQLTFNPSAPVLVTELPGPKAQAWVARDRQRLSPSYTRDYPLVAASGSGCTIEDVDGNRFLDFTAGIAVTSTGHCHPEVVGAIAQQAERLIHMSGTDFYYAPEIELAERLAGLAPAGCEWRVFFTNSGAETNEAALKLARWHTGRQRIIAFNGAFHGRTCGALSISGSKAVHSRGFGPLLAGVHRLPFDCTRAELNQLLATSAPAEEVAAIFVEPMQGEGGYRPASPEFLPMLREVCDQHGIMLVVDEVQSGMGRTGRWFAFQHWNIVPDMISSAKGIASGLPLGALIAKAEIMDWPPGAHASTFGGNPVSCAASLKTIELIEHEFLTAAAVRGAQLRAALEGLAAEFSCIVRPRGLGLMQAVDVVGPQGDDRVRRDAIIQATFRRGLLMLGCGSVGLRFCPALCVTAEQINTAMQILREAIREVL
- the fliM gene encoding flagellar motor switch protein FliM; translated protein: MSGDVLSQAEVESLLTAMDASQRPTPQAATKRTAPTGAPTRPREKVTPYDFRRPERVGKEQMRALQTLHEGFGRNFGAALSGLLRAIVDVKLTSVDQLTYSEFVFSLENPTCFNLIKAEPLEGNLILDINPAVLYPIIDRLLGGGRETTAPTRRPLTEIELRLVSKIVGLFLDELHRAWENVLVLDLSVARVESNPQLVQIVPPNEVVVLISFEITLGDIRGMTNLCIPYNSIERIGNKLSTNNWTSYGRKTSTPETVANISSNLRGSLVEMVVELASTRISTSELIGLRVGDIIATDKDVKSPLTVHVQGVPKLLCKAGAFKGRAAVCIEQHVEGAKK
- a CDS encoding glutamate-5-semialdehyde dehydrogenase, giving the protein MAIAESKSLSDYCLQLGQQAAAAASALAQTSPAVKQAWLRLAAQKLRANQARLIAANERDVEAAPTYGLTPAEIDRLRLTPKVLESMAVGLEQVAALPDPIGEIIESSIRPNGLELQKVRVPLGVVLFIYESRPNVTSDAAAICVKSGNAVILRGGKEALHSNQAVAALLSEAAAETGLPANAVQMVSTTDREAVGHLLKLDRYINLAIPRGGEGLIRRVAAEARMPVIKHYTGNCHVYVDASADLDMAETILVNSKCHRLGVCNAAESLVVHSNVAKRFLPRAAKALTERGIEIRGDAQTCLLVPGAKPATDDDYRTEYLGPIISSVVVDSLDEAIEHINQYSSQHTEAIVTNDLAAARAFAARIDSSAVMVNASTRFNDGFEFGLGAEIGISTDKFHARGPCGINELTSYKYVVYGNGQIRS
- a CDS encoding Gfo/Idh/MocA family oxidoreductase, encoding MRKVRWGVLGVAKIATLKVIPAMQRGQGIEIVGIASRSLDRAQAAAEQLGIAKAYGSYEALLADPEIDAVYNPLPNHLHVPWSIRALEAGKHVLCEKPIALSVAEAETLVAAGRKFPRLKLMEAFMYRHHPQWVTARRMVNEGKIGALRTIQSLFTYYNRNADDVRNQSAIGGGGLMDIGCYPISLSRFIFGAEPTRVWGQVEIDPDFKTDRQASALLEFPAGSATFTCSTQLAPYQRVHICGTTGRIEIEIPFNAPPDRVCRLWYRSESGIEEITFPVCDQYTIQGELFSQAVLNDTPVPTPIEDAVANMRVIEAIRQSAAAGRAVP